The following proteins are co-located in the Macrobrachium rosenbergii isolate ZJJX-2024 chromosome 26, ASM4041242v1, whole genome shotgun sequence genome:
- the LOC136852808 gene encoding piggyBac transposable element-derived protein 3-like: protein MVVISSRSNIENHQLYFDNFFTSYDLLVELAESNARATGTIRENRSAGSAKALSTTKELQKMERGTFDHRSDGKVYVAKWNDNAAVGIESNWETHDPVHTVNRRVKGGVKDVSQPHLISSYNKGIGGVDLWTDFLLYIAQ from the coding sequence ATGGTTGTGATTTCATCACGCTCAAATATTGAAAATCACCAACTTTACTTCGATAACTTTTTTACAAGTTACGATTTATTGGTAGAGCTGGCTGAATCTAATGCTAGGGCAACTGGGACAATTAGAGAAAATCGCAGTGCTGGATCAGCAAAAGCCTTGTCGACCACAAAAGAACTGCAAAAGATGGAGAGGGGTACATTTGATCATCGCAGTGATGGAAAAGTCTATGTTGCAAAATGGAATGACAATGCTGCTGTGGGCATTGAAAGTAATTGGGAAACTCATGATCCTGTCCACACTGTGAACAGGCGAGTGAAAGGTGGAGTAAAAGATGTTTCACAGCCGCACCTCATCAGTTCATACAACAAAGGAATAGGTGGTGTTGATCTATGGACCGACTTTCTGCTTTATATCGCCCAATGA